A genomic window from Lasioglossum baleicum chromosome 7, iyLasBale1, whole genome shotgun sequence includes:
- the LOC143210323 gene encoding WD repeat-containing protein 20 isoform X3 has product MAVQLDGGGKEDLKTQFVTREGTYKLMTLSEYSRPNRVGYTNSQGSASVRVSFVTLPDPTDPTGTQGLGDRMCFNFGKELYVYVYRGVKKAVDLNKPLDKKLYKGTNPTCHNFNQTTATADSAPLLVGFSTGQIQLIDPIKKELSKLYNEDRLIDKSKVTCIKWVPGSNNLFLVSHSSGQLYLYNEELLCGTTAPHYQSFKSGDGYAIYTCKTKSTRNPLYRWVIGAEGCCINEFAFSPCGSNLAVVSQDGFLRVFQYNTMELVGSARSFFGGFLCVCWSPDGRYVVMGGEDDLVTIWSFHEKRVVARGQGHHSWVSVVAFDPYTTSYGDHDPDFSGSDDETLPHNNHNHFCEKSNRLSTTSQGVHSNRNSCGSELRVSGGTCYRLGSVSQDTQLCLWDITEAELRQKPMCTKQRPSVAGSGILPTPGAVNSGNGSTANHHLNNSKHNNLNNVNYKENASGNNESSNNSTSTNTAVSTVNSLTQRLAGLGFGERKGGDNHKRNFSLTMRGSGASNSTIMQNSGGDKAAANLNASSNMNSVSGSLVGANKKVSSVMDDSMRLIGTALCPRFDQCPVLEPLVCKKLAHERLTELVFREDCFVTACQDGYVYTWARPGQMPGVGQVGNALHVVSPVEGGGTIV; this is encoded by the exons ATGGCTGTGCAGCTGGACGGAGGAGGGAAGGAGGACTTGAAAACACAATTTGTCACGCGGGAAGGAACATACAAGCTAATGACTCTATCGGAGTATTCGAGGCCAAACAGGGTTGGCTACACGAACAGTCAGGGAAGCGCATCCGTTCGGGTGTCGTTCGTAACTTTACCGGACCCAACGGACCCCACGGGTACGCAAGGTCTCGGTGACCGAATGTGTTTCAACTTCGGCAAGGAACTTTACGTTTACGTGTACCGCGGTGTCAAAAAG GCTGTGGATTTAAACAAGCCATTGGACAAGAAGTTGTATAAAGGAACTAATCCAACTTGCCACAATTTTAATCAGACAACAGCGACTGCAGATAGTGCGCCGTTATTAGTTGGTTTTTCAACAGGACAAATTCAGTTGATCGATCCGATAAAAAAGGAGTTAAGCAAATTGTACAATGAAGAT AGGTTGATTGACAAAAGCAAAGTAACATGCATAAAATGGGTTCCTGGCTCCAACAACCTCTTCTTAGTATCGCATAGTTCTGGGCAGCTGTATTTATATAATGAAGAACTTTTGTGTGGTACAACAGCACCCCACTACCAGTCGTTCAAATCGGGAGACGGGTATGCTATTTACACCTGCAAAACTAAGTCGACGAGGAATCCGTTGTACAGATGGGTGATAGGTGCAGAAGGATGTTGTATAAACGAATTCGCCTTCAGCCCGTGCGGTTCGAATTTAGCGGTAGTTTCGCAGGACGGGTTTCTACGAGTGTTCCAGTATAACACCATGGAGTTAGTGGGCTCGGCTAGAAGTTTTTTCGGCGGGTTTCTGTGTGTATGTTGGTCACCAGATGGAAGATACGTCGTGATGGGAGGTGAAGACGATCTTGTAACGATTTGGAGTTTCCACGAGAAGAGAGTGGTAGCGAGAGGTCAGGGACACCATAGTTGGGTAAGCGTAGTAGCCTTCGATCCGTACACCACGTCCTATGGCGATCACGATCCCGACTTCAGCGGATCGGACGATGAAACGTTGCCACACAACAATCACAATCACTTCTGCGAGAAATCGAATCGTCTGTCGACAACTTCCCAAGGAGTTCATTCGAACAGAAACTCTTGTGGATCAGAGTTGAGAGTTTCGGGCGGCACGTGCTACAGGCTCGGCAGCGTTTCACAGGATACTCAGCTGTGTTTATGGGATATTACCGAAGCCGAGTTAAGACAGAAGCCGATGTGCACAAAGCAGCGGCCCTCCGTAGCTGGTTCTGGTATTCTTCCTACTCCAGGAGCAGTAAACAGTGGGAATGGCTCGACGGCGAATCATCATTTAAACAATTCTAAACACAATAACTTGAACAACGTTAATTACAAAGAGAACGCGAGTGGTAATAATGAAAGTAGTAACAATAGCACAAGTACAAATACAGCAGTATCAACTGTCAATTCGTTGACGCAAAGGTTAGCTGGTCTCGGTTTCGGTGAACGTAAAGGTGGTGATAATCATAAAAGGAACTTTAGCCTCACAATGAGAGGTAGTGGTGCGTCTAATAGCACAATAATGCAAAACAGTGGTGGCGACAAGGCTGCTGCTAATTTGAACGCGAGTAGTAATATGAACAGTGTCAGTGGAAGTTTAGTAGGTGCGAATAAAAAGGTTAGTTCTGTGATGGACGACTCAATGAGGTTGATAGGAACTGCCCTGTGCCCTAGGTTCGATCAGTGCCCGGTATTAGAGCCGCTGGTGTGCAAGAAGCTGGCACATGAAAGATTGACTGAGTTAGTGTTTAGGGAAGATTGCTTCGTAACCGCGTGTCAAGATGGATACGTCTACACATGGGCAAGACCTGGTCAAATG CCAGGAGTAGGACAAGTTGGGAACGCTCTTCATGTTGTCAGTCCAGTGGAGGGTGGAGGTACTATAGTATAG
- the LOC143210323 gene encoding WD repeat-containing protein 20 isoform X2, with protein sequence MAVQLDGGGKEDLKTQFVTREGTYKLMTLSEYSRPNRVGYTNSQGSASVRVSFVTLPDPTDPTGTQGLGDRMCFNFGKELYVYVYRGVKKAVDLNKPLDKKLYKGTNPTCHNFNQTTATADSAPLLVGFSTGQIQLIDPIKKELSKLYNEDRLIDKSKVTCIKWVPGSNNLFLVSHSSGQLYLYNEELLCGTTAPHYQSFKSGDGYAIYTCKTKSTRNPLYRWVIGAEGCCINEFAFSPCGSNLAVVSQDGFLRVFQYNTMELVGSARSFFGGFLCVCWSPDGRYVVMGGEDDLVTIWSFHEKRVVARGQGHHSWVSVVAFDPYTTSYGDHDPDFSGSDDETLPHNNHNHFCEKSNRLSTTSQGVHSNRNSCGSELRVSGGTCYRLGSVSQDTQLCLWDITEAELRQKPMCTKQRPSVAGSGILPTPGAVNSGNGSTANHHLNNSKHNNLNNVNYKENASGNNESSNNSTSTNTAVSTVNSLTQRLAGLGFGERKGGDNHKRNFSLTMRGSGASNSTIMQNSGGDKAAANLNASSNMNSVSGSLVGANKKVSSVMDDSMRLIGTALCPRFDQCPVLEPLVCKKLAHERLTELVFREDCFVTACQDGYVYTWARPGQMINVPYHALADARESWMNLPRDIACQE encoded by the exons ATGGCTGTGCAGCTGGACGGAGGAGGGAAGGAGGACTTGAAAACACAATTTGTCACGCGGGAAGGAACATACAAGCTAATGACTCTATCGGAGTATTCGAGGCCAAACAGGGTTGGCTACACGAACAGTCAGGGAAGCGCATCCGTTCGGGTGTCGTTCGTAACTTTACCGGACCCAACGGACCCCACGGGTACGCAAGGTCTCGGTGACCGAATGTGTTTCAACTTCGGCAAGGAACTTTACGTTTACGTGTACCGCGGTGTCAAAAAG GCTGTGGATTTAAACAAGCCATTGGACAAGAAGTTGTATAAAGGAACTAATCCAACTTGCCACAATTTTAATCAGACAACAGCGACTGCAGATAGTGCGCCGTTATTAGTTGGTTTTTCAACAGGACAAATTCAGTTGATCGATCCGATAAAAAAGGAGTTAAGCAAATTGTACAATGAAGAT AGGTTGATTGACAAAAGCAAAGTAACATGCATAAAATGGGTTCCTGGCTCCAACAACCTCTTCTTAGTATCGCATAGTTCTGGGCAGCTGTATTTATATAATGAAGAACTTTTGTGTGGTACAACAGCACCCCACTACCAGTCGTTCAAATCGGGAGACGGGTATGCTATTTACACCTGCAAAACTAAGTCGACGAGGAATCCGTTGTACAGATGGGTGATAGGTGCAGAAGGATGTTGTATAAACGAATTCGCCTTCAGCCCGTGCGGTTCGAATTTAGCGGTAGTTTCGCAGGACGGGTTTCTACGAGTGTTCCAGTATAACACCATGGAGTTAGTGGGCTCGGCTAGAAGTTTTTTCGGCGGGTTTCTGTGTGTATGTTGGTCACCAGATGGAAGATACGTCGTGATGGGAGGTGAAGACGATCTTGTAACGATTTGGAGTTTCCACGAGAAGAGAGTGGTAGCGAGAGGTCAGGGACACCATAGTTGGGTAAGCGTAGTAGCCTTCGATCCGTACACCACGTCCTATGGCGATCACGATCCCGACTTCAGCGGATCGGACGATGAAACGTTGCCACACAACAATCACAATCACTTCTGCGAGAAATCGAATCGTCTGTCGACAACTTCCCAAGGAGTTCATTCGAACAGAAACTCTTGTGGATCAGAGTTGAGAGTTTCGGGCGGCACGTGCTACAGGCTCGGCAGCGTTTCACAGGATACTCAGCTGTGTTTATGGGATATTACCGAAGCCGAGTTAAGACAGAAGCCGATGTGCACAAAGCAGCGGCCCTCCGTAGCTGGTTCTGGTATTCTTCCTACTCCAGGAGCAGTAAACAGTGGGAATGGCTCGACGGCGAATCATCATTTAAACAATTCTAAACACAATAACTTGAACAACGTTAATTACAAAGAGAACGCGAGTGGTAATAATGAAAGTAGTAACAATAGCACAAGTACAAATACAGCAGTATCAACTGTCAATTCGTTGACGCAAAGGTTAGCTGGTCTCGGTTTCGGTGAACGTAAAGGTGGTGATAATCATAAAAGGAACTTTAGCCTCACAATGAGAGGTAGTGGTGCGTCTAATAGCACAATAATGCAAAACAGTGGTGGCGACAAGGCTGCTGCTAATTTGAACGCGAGTAGTAATATGAACAGTGTCAGTGGAAGTTTAGTAGGTGCGAATAAAAAGGTTAGTTCTGTGATGGACGACTCAATGAGGTTGATAGGAACTGCCCTGTGCCCTAGGTTCGATCAGTGCCCGGTATTAGAGCCGCTGGTGTGCAAGAAGCTGGCACATGAAAGATTGACTGAGTTAGTGTTTAGGGAAGATTGCTTCGTAACCGCGTGTCAAGATGGATACGTCTACACATGGGCAAGACCTGGTCAAATG ATTAATGTTCCATACCATGCTTTGGCTGATGCAAGAGAATCGTGGATGAATCTTCCCCGAGATATCGcatg CCAGGAGTAG
- the LOC143210323 gene encoding WD repeat-containing protein 20 isoform X1 has translation MAVQLDGGGKEDLKTQFVTREGTYKLMTLSEYSRPNRVGYTNSQGSASVRVSFVTLPDPTDPTGTQGLGDRMCFNFGKELYVYVYRGVKKAVDLNKPLDKKLYKGTNPTCHNFNQTTATADSAPLLVGFSTGQIQLIDPIKKELSKLYNEDRLIDKSKVTCIKWVPGSNNLFLVSHSSGQLYLYNEELLCGTTAPHYQSFKSGDGYAIYTCKTKSTRNPLYRWVIGAEGCCINEFAFSPCGSNLAVVSQDGFLRVFQYNTMELVGSARSFFGGFLCVCWSPDGRYVVMGGEDDLVTIWSFHEKRVVARGQGHHSWVSVVAFDPYTTSYGDHDPDFSGSDDETLPHNNHNHFCEKSNRLSTTSQGVHSNRNSCGSELRVSGGTCYRLGSVSQDTQLCLWDITEAELRQKPMCTKQRPSVAGSGILPTPGAVNSGNGSTANHHLNNSKHNNLNNVNYKENASGNNESSNNSTSTNTAVSTVNSLTQRLAGLGFGERKGGDNHKRNFSLTMRGSGASNSTIMQNSGGDKAAANLNASSNMNSVSGSLVGANKKVSSVMDDSMRLIGTALCPRFDQCPVLEPLVCKKLAHERLTELVFREDCFVTACQDGYVYTWARPGQMVGPLTISSTLHRPHHHSNPYTNITSLRPNDL, from the exons ATGGCTGTGCAGCTGGACGGAGGAGGGAAGGAGGACTTGAAAACACAATTTGTCACGCGGGAAGGAACATACAAGCTAATGACTCTATCGGAGTATTCGAGGCCAAACAGGGTTGGCTACACGAACAGTCAGGGAAGCGCATCCGTTCGGGTGTCGTTCGTAACTTTACCGGACCCAACGGACCCCACGGGTACGCAAGGTCTCGGTGACCGAATGTGTTTCAACTTCGGCAAGGAACTTTACGTTTACGTGTACCGCGGTGTCAAAAAG GCTGTGGATTTAAACAAGCCATTGGACAAGAAGTTGTATAAAGGAACTAATCCAACTTGCCACAATTTTAATCAGACAACAGCGACTGCAGATAGTGCGCCGTTATTAGTTGGTTTTTCAACAGGACAAATTCAGTTGATCGATCCGATAAAAAAGGAGTTAAGCAAATTGTACAATGAAGAT AGGTTGATTGACAAAAGCAAAGTAACATGCATAAAATGGGTTCCTGGCTCCAACAACCTCTTCTTAGTATCGCATAGTTCTGGGCAGCTGTATTTATATAATGAAGAACTTTTGTGTGGTACAACAGCACCCCACTACCAGTCGTTCAAATCGGGAGACGGGTATGCTATTTACACCTGCAAAACTAAGTCGACGAGGAATCCGTTGTACAGATGGGTGATAGGTGCAGAAGGATGTTGTATAAACGAATTCGCCTTCAGCCCGTGCGGTTCGAATTTAGCGGTAGTTTCGCAGGACGGGTTTCTACGAGTGTTCCAGTATAACACCATGGAGTTAGTGGGCTCGGCTAGAAGTTTTTTCGGCGGGTTTCTGTGTGTATGTTGGTCACCAGATGGAAGATACGTCGTGATGGGAGGTGAAGACGATCTTGTAACGATTTGGAGTTTCCACGAGAAGAGAGTGGTAGCGAGAGGTCAGGGACACCATAGTTGGGTAAGCGTAGTAGCCTTCGATCCGTACACCACGTCCTATGGCGATCACGATCCCGACTTCAGCGGATCGGACGATGAAACGTTGCCACACAACAATCACAATCACTTCTGCGAGAAATCGAATCGTCTGTCGACAACTTCCCAAGGAGTTCATTCGAACAGAAACTCTTGTGGATCAGAGTTGAGAGTTTCGGGCGGCACGTGCTACAGGCTCGGCAGCGTTTCACAGGATACTCAGCTGTGTTTATGGGATATTACCGAAGCCGAGTTAAGACAGAAGCCGATGTGCACAAAGCAGCGGCCCTCCGTAGCTGGTTCTGGTATTCTTCCTACTCCAGGAGCAGTAAACAGTGGGAATGGCTCGACGGCGAATCATCATTTAAACAATTCTAAACACAATAACTTGAACAACGTTAATTACAAAGAGAACGCGAGTGGTAATAATGAAAGTAGTAACAATAGCACAAGTACAAATACAGCAGTATCAACTGTCAATTCGTTGACGCAAAGGTTAGCTGGTCTCGGTTTCGGTGAACGTAAAGGTGGTGATAATCATAAAAGGAACTTTAGCCTCACAATGAGAGGTAGTGGTGCGTCTAATAGCACAATAATGCAAAACAGTGGTGGCGACAAGGCTGCTGCTAATTTGAACGCGAGTAGTAATATGAACAGTGTCAGTGGAAGTTTAGTAGGTGCGAATAAAAAGGTTAGTTCTGTGATGGACGACTCAATGAGGTTGATAGGAACTGCCCTGTGCCCTAGGTTCGATCAGTGCCCGGTATTAGAGCCGCTGGTGTGCAAGAAGCTGGCACATGAAAGATTGACTGAGTTAGTGTTTAGGGAAGATTGCTTCGTAACCGCGTGTCAAGATGGATACGTCTACACATGGGCAAGACCTGGTCAAATGGTAGGTCCTCTCACCATCAGCAGCACTCTGCACAGGCCACACCATCATAGCAATCCTTACACCAATATTACTTCCTTGCGACCTAACGATCTATGA
- the LOC143210320 gene encoding U3 small nucleolar RNA-associated protein 25 homolog — protein MARGKRPVRGGKRKFNRHDVQPKPKKGKFNLKEASYVKERDVKNREIEKRRQILEEEKLKQEELVTDSSDEEDTNPLQALLSTFSNVKTFQKTAIDSSSDSDTSDNEDDTVEHKDSNENLAVNSDDETRLSSQSENEEIQVREKDEEDPETAKEDAGYLKDPFAIHLRDDLSDKFYEAVSSIPQIVDTHKISWPILRNLTCEIPKAPKDENDTKLKPKVSILEDKQYAQSGSIPSLIETVDWDKLYIKTQIQGNITRANYSNIKDNVNKDPSPLTPLQKELFSVINNYQDLYYPERTFSNADQIRFLYCMHAINHALKTRTKVLHHNAKIAKAKCTKMAEIPDEYRDQGLVRPKILIIVPFRHSCLKIVELLIAILIGEDKGGSVMNKKRFMDDFSGNELAMPKKNPKPEDYELTFQGNTDDTFKIGISITKKTLKLYSEFYSSDIIISSLLGLRMLVGAEGEEERDYDFLASIELLIMDQAELFVMQNWDHMVHVLNHLHLQPKESHKTDFSRVRSWCVNGWTKYYRQTLIFSGIHIPEIYGVFNKRCHNYAGKIKVTNPVALGSICQVVVQVPQVFHRFETTSHFQALEQRMEFFTTKILPQYKDRIMNHTLIFFPSYFDYVKLRNYFKKEEYSFVQICEYSKDSKIARARDMFYHSDGHFLLYSERFHFFRRIRVKGIRHIIFYAPPTFPGFYSEMCNLMQEFNQNPRAGSDSNMTVTVLYCKYDIMQLSAVVGTERAQKMLRSDKSVHMLVTGE, from the coding sequence ATGGCACGTGGAAAAAGACCGGTTCGAGGTGGAAAACGGAAATTCAACCGGCACGACGTTCAACCAAAACCCAAGAAAGGCAAGTTTAACCTAAAAGAAGCTTCGTATGTTAAAGAACGCGATGTTAAAAACAGGGAAATTGAGAAGCGTAGGCAAATTTTGGAAGAGGAGAAATTAAAACAAGAAGAATTGGTAACCGATAGCTCTGACGAGGAAGATACGAATCCTTTGCAAGCTTTACTGTCCACGTTTTCAAACGTTAAAACGTTTCAAAAAACTGCTATAGATTCTAGTTCAGACAGTGACACGTCCGATAACGAAGACGATACTGTAGAACATAAGGACAGCAATGAAAATTTGGCAGTAAATTCCGATGACGAGACAAGATTATCCAGTCAGAGTGAAAATGAGGAGATTCAAGTCAGAGAAAAGGACGAAGAAGATCCTGAAACTGCTAAGGAAGACGCTGGGTATCTGAAAGACCCATTTGCCATTCATCTTCGAGATGATCTGAGTGATAAATTTTACGAGGCAGTTTCCAGTATTCCTCAGATTGTAGACACACACAAAATATCATGGCCTATCCTTCGAAATCTTACCTGTGAAATTCCTAAAGCTCCAAAGGATGAAAACGATACGAAACTTAAGCCCAAAGTTTCTATTCTAGAAGATAAACAGTACGCACAAAGCGGTAGCATACCTTCTTTGATTGAAACGGTAGATTGggacaaattatatataaaaacacAAATTCAGGGTAATATTACTAGAGCTAATTACTCTAATATAAAGGATAATGTCAATAAAGATCCATCGCCTTTGACTCCTTtgcaaaaagaattattttcagtaataaacaattatcaGGATTTATATTATCCTGAGAGGACCTTTTCCAATGCGGATCAAATAAGATTTCTATATTGCATGCACGCAATTAATCATGCACTAAAAACTAGAACAAAAGTGTTGCATCACAATGCAAAAATAGCAAAAGCTAAATGTACAAAAATGGCAGAGATCCCTGACGAGTACAGAGATCAGGGATTAGTTAGGCCAAAAATTTTGATAATAGTTCCCTTTAGACATTCTTGTTTAAAAATCGTAGAGTTGCTGATAGCCATTTTGATTGGAGAAGACAAAGGCGGTTCTGTGATGAATAAAAAAAGATTCATGGACGATTTTAGCGGCAATGAACTTGCGATGCCGAAGAAAAATCCAAAGCCGGAAGACTACGAGTTAACGTTTCAGGGGAACACAGACGACACGTTCAAAATTGGAATCTCTATCACGAAAAAGACTCTAAAATTGTATTCTGAATTTTACTCTTCCGACATTATAATTTCGTCTCTCTTAGGTTTGAGAATGTTAGTGGGAGCAGAAGGTGAAGAAGAGAGGGACTATGATTTTCTAGCATCAATAGAATTACTAATTATGGACCAAGCAGAATTGTTTGTAATGCAAAATTGGGACCATATGGTTCACGTTTTGAACCATCTACATTTGCAACCAAAAGAGTCGCACAAAACAGACTTCTCTAGAGTTAGAAGTTGGTGCGTAAATGGATGGACTAAATATTACAGACAAACGTTGATATTCTCAGGTATTCATATACCTGAAATTTATGGAGTTTTCAACAAGAGGTGCCACAATTATGCTGGAAAAATCAAAGTAACGAATCCTGTTGCTCTTGGATCTATTTGTCAAGTGGTTGTACAGGTTCCACAAGTGTTTCACAGGTTTGAAACTACGAGTCATTTTCAAGCTTTGGAGCAGAGAATGGAATTCTTCACAACGAAAATACTTCCTCAGTACAAAGACAGAATCATGAACCACACGTTGATCTTTTTCCCATCTTACTTCGACTACGTGAAGCTGcggaattattttaaaaaggaGGAGTACAGTTTTGTACAGATTTGCGAGTACTCGAAGGACTCGAAAATAGCGAGAGCAAGGGATATGTTCTACCACAGCGACGGTCATTTCCTATTGTACTCGGAACGATTCCATTTCTTTCGTAGAATAAGAGTGAAGGGTATTAGGCATATTATATTTTATGCACCGCCCACGTTCCCCGGTTTCTACAGCGAAATGTGCAATTTGATGCAAGAGTTCAATCAGAATCCACGAGCAGGTTCCGATAGCAACATGACAGTGACCGTTTTATACTGTAAATACGATATCATGCAACTTTCTGCGGTCGTAGGCACGGAAAGAGCACAGAAGATGCTCAGATCGGATAAGTCTGTTCACATGCTCGTCACTGGTGAATGA